A single window of Sandaracinaceae bacterium DNA harbors:
- a CDS encoding HNH endonuclease, with translation MDTLVLTRGYLPHRIVGWQKAILMSFTGKVEVVETYDELIRSVSTALPKPAVVRLTRAIKHRQPKIRFSRVNVLTRDGFRCQYCGEKLPARELTFDHVQPRSQGGRTSWENIVTACRDCNGRKGNRTPEQAGMKLLSRPTRPTTLPSGLPKLGSGRALPDPWKDWVWWSTDDS, from the coding sequence ATGGACACGTTGGTCCTGACTCGAGGCTACTTGCCACACCGGATCGTCGGCTGGCAGAAGGCCATCCTGATGTCCTTCACGGGGAAGGTGGAGGTCGTCGAGACCTATGACGAGCTCATCCGCTCGGTGAGCACGGCCCTGCCGAAGCCCGCCGTCGTGCGGCTCACCCGCGCCATCAAGCATCGGCAGCCGAAGATCCGCTTCTCTCGCGTCAACGTGCTGACCCGCGACGGTTTCCGTTGCCAGTACTGCGGCGAGAAGCTGCCGGCGCGGGAGCTCACGTTCGACCATGTCCAGCCGCGCTCCCAGGGCGGGCGGACGTCCTGGGAGAACATCGTGACCGCGTGCCGTGACTGCAACGGGCGCAAGGGCAACCGCACGCCCGAACAAGCCGGCATGAAGCTCCTGTCTCGGCCCACGCGTCCGACGACGCTGCCCTCGGGGCTTCCCAAGCTGGGGAGCGGTCGCGCGCTGCCGGACCCCTGGAAGGACTGGGTCTGGTGGAGCACCGACGACAGCTGA